One genomic segment of Candidatus Methylomirabilota bacterium includes these proteins:
- a CDS encoding bifunctional [glutamate--ammonia ligase]-adenylyl-L-tyrosine phosphorylase/[glutamate--ammonia-ligase] adenylyltransferase, with protein sequence MNTPVVPGVEVLAAAGCRHPEQASQNLQRLAGPLHLASLQSILPLLLDRLANLADPDMALNNLERYADAVIDRGFLFSLFRDSPKSLDLLLTLFGSSQHLSDGLIRYPQDLHWLLEPGLLRRARSKEELIDELDGLLSRATSRARVWMALRRFKMRETLRIGLQDLLGNLNLTGVTQQLSLVADVALQRAYELCRAELVRRHGEPRCEGSSGNEGCGFTIIGMGKLGGEELNFSSDIDLMFIYEAEGETAGVIGPSGALIGRVSNHEFFARLGEGVIQAIGDLTGEGRVFRVDMRLRPEGRSGPLVYSLRGYELYYESWGQTWERMALIKARPVAGDPLLGDAFVKLVAPFIYRRSLDYSAIGEIRAMKDRIDTKIGRGQETFRHVKLGYGGIREVEFIVQTFQLLYGGGDPWIREPNTLRALQRLADRGHITTDQHATLAEAYTFLRTVEHRLQILHHLQTHTLPTDQDGVVKLARRLGYSPDRTPDPVSAFRQDYQRHIQGVRRAYDCLLREPTPGEEAIPSHPLADFLDGRADEGVVREPLAASGVADIDRALRTLLILRDGPPFKHTTAGVRRTLAALAPTLMEGLSLAPDPDLALLQCERFIEGVGSSAGLYDLFKQAPPALVDLMRIFGSSEFLSQILIRHPALMDLLLLPEQADHNRSGRVAEECLNMVAAAPPGSARLDALRRLKQAEEFRIGVLDLLGKADLADVSRALTRLSDACVLTACWLAREDLQSQYGLPSSGGFVVLGLGKCGAEEMGYGSDLDLAFAYAQEGTTTGGSRDVTHADYYERLADRICKTLTTITKEGTAYRVDIRLRPGGSAGRMAQSFAAFETHFTHTAEVWERQAYLRARPIAGDPDIAGPLIAALSDLIYRPIQAESLAAYITAMRRRMELELTREKSGERHVKLGSGGIVDIEFIAQFFQLAYGSTHPALRTHNTLVALEAARQGGLLADADVSQLRDAYRFLRTVQNRLRIAADRETSVLPQDPGRVNRLARRLGYRAGGDESPGQRLLTDYQRYTEQVRGIYEATFRRYNSGEPGH encoded by the coding sequence ATGAATACGCCGGTGGTACCAGGCGTTGAGGTGCTGGCGGCCGCCGGTTGCCGACATCCCGAACAGGCCAGCCAGAATCTGCAGCGCCTGGCCGGCCCGTTGCACCTGGCGTCGCTTCAATCGATTCTTCCGCTGCTGCTGGATCGTCTGGCCAATCTGGCCGATCCGGATATGGCGCTGAATAACCTGGAACGTTACGCCGACGCGGTCATCGACCGGGGATTTCTCTTTTCGCTCTTCCGCGACAGTCCAAAGTCACTCGATCTGTTGCTCACGCTCTTCGGCAGTTCGCAGCATCTCTCCGACGGCCTGATCCGCTATCCCCAAGACCTGCACTGGTTGTTGGAGCCCGGGCTGCTCCGGCGGGCGAGGTCTAAAGAGGAGCTGATCGACGAACTGGATGGGCTACTCTCGCGGGCGACCAGCCGGGCGCGGGTGTGGATGGCGCTTCGGCGATTCAAGATGCGGGAGACCCTGCGGATCGGGCTGCAGGATCTCCTCGGCAACCTGAATCTTACGGGCGTCACGCAGCAACTGTCGCTCGTGGCCGACGTAGCCTTGCAGCGCGCCTATGAACTCTGTCGCGCCGAACTTGTGCGCCGGCATGGTGAGCCGCGGTGCGAGGGCTCTTCTGGGAATGAGGGCTGCGGATTTACGATTATCGGGATGGGGAAGCTGGGCGGCGAGGAGCTGAACTTCAGTTCGGACATCGATCTGATGTTCATCTATGAGGCAGAGGGGGAGACCGCGGGGGTCATCGGCCCATCAGGCGCGCTCATCGGCAGGGTAAGCAACCACGAGTTCTTCGCTCGCCTGGGGGAGGGCGTGATTCAAGCGATCGGCGACCTGACGGGGGAGGGACGCGTCTTCAGGGTCGATATGCGGCTTCGACCAGAGGGGCGGTCGGGTCCGTTGGTCTATTCGCTCAGGGGGTATGAACTCTATTACGAATCATGGGGACAGACGTGGGAACGTATGGCCCTGATCAAGGCCAGACCGGTGGCCGGCGATCCGCTGCTGGGAGACGCGTTCGTCAAGCTCGTCGCACCGTTTATCTATCGTCGGTCGCTGGATTACAGCGCCATTGGAGAGATCCGGGCGATGAAGGACCGGATCGATACCAAGATCGGACGGGGTCAGGAGACCTTCCGTCACGTCAAGTTGGGCTATGGCGGGATCCGTGAGGTCGAATTTATTGTTCAGACCTTTCAACTTCTGTATGGTGGCGGAGACCCATGGATCCGTGAGCCCAATACACTCCGCGCGCTGCAGCGACTGGCTGATCGCGGGCACATTACGACCGACCAGCATGCGACGTTGGCGGAGGCCTATACCTTTCTTCGGACGGTCGAGCATCGTCTCCAGATCCTCCACCATCTGCAAACCCATACCCTGCCGACCGATCAGGATGGGGTTGTCAAACTGGCTCGGCGCCTCGGGTACTCCCCTGATCGGACGCCTGACCCGGTGTCGGCCTTCCGGCAGGATTATCAGCGGCATATCCAGGGGGTCCGACGGGCCTACGACTGCCTGTTGCGGGAGCCCACTCCGGGTGAAGAGGCGATCCCCTCCCATCCGCTCGCTGATTTTCTGGATGGACGGGCGGATGAGGGGGTTGTACGTGAGCCGTTGGCGGCATCCGGGGTGGCGGATATTGATCGCGCGCTTCGAACGCTCCTCATCTTGCGCGACGGTCCGCCCTTCAAGCATACGACAGCCGGCGTCCGCCGAACCCTGGCCGCGTTGGCCCCTACGCTGATGGAGGGCCTGAGCCTGGCGCCGGATCCGGACCTGGCCCTTCTGCAGTGCGAGCGGTTTATTGAAGGGGTTGGGTCCAGCGCCGGTCTGTACGACCTCTTCAAGCAGGCGCCGCCCGCGCTCGTCGACCTGATGCGTATCTTCGGCTCGAGTGAGTTTCTGTCGCAGATTCTGATTCGACACCCGGCGCTGATGGACCTGCTGCTCCTCCCTGAACAGGCCGACCACAATCGATCCGGTCGGGTGGCCGAGGAATGCCTGAACATGGTCGCTGCTGCGCCGCCGGGGAGCGCCCGATTGGACGCGTTGCGGCGATTGAAGCAGGCTGAGGAGTTTCGAATCGGCGTCCTGGACCTGCTGGGAAAGGCCGATCTGGCTGATGTCAGCCGCGCCCTGACCCGTCTGTCCGATGCGTGTGTGCTGACAGCCTGTTGGTTGGCCCGGGAAGATCTGCAGTCACAGTACGGGCTTCCGTCCTCCGGCGGGTTCGTGGTGTTGGGCCTGGGTAAATGCGGGGCCGAGGAGATGGGGTATGGGTCCGATCTTGATCTTGCCTTTGCCTACGCACAAGAGGGCACGACGACAGGCGGATCTCGGGATGTGACCCATGCCGACTATTACGAGCGCCTGGCCGACCGGATCTGCAAGACGCTGACGACCATTACCAAGGAGGGTACGGCCTACCGGGTTGATATCCGATTGCGACCGGGCGGATCGGCCGGCAGGATGGCGCAGTCGTTCGCCGCGTTTGAAACGCACTTCACCCATACGGCCGAGGTGTGGGAGCGTCAGGCGTATTTGCGGGCACGGCCGATCGCGGGCGATCCCGACATCGCAGGGCCGTTGATCGCTGCGTTATCCGATCTGATCTATCGACCGATTCAGGCGGAGAGCCTCGCGGCCTACATCACGGCAATGCGGCGCCGGATGGAACTGGAGCTCACCAGAGAGAAGAGCGGCGAGCGCCATGTCAAGTTGGGGAGTGGCGGGATCGTTGACATTGAGTTCATTGCCCAGTTTTTCCAGCTTGCGTACGGGTCGACCCACCCAGCCCTACGGACACACAACACGCTCGTTGCCCTGGAAGCGGCGCGTCAAGGGGGTCTGCTGGCCGACGCGGATGTCTCGCAGCTCCGCGATGCCTACCGATTCCTTCGGACGGTGCAGAATCGTCTTCGGATCGCCGCCGATCGGGAAACCTCCGTGCTGCCGCAGGACCCGGGTCGAGTGAATCGTCTGGCGCGACGTCTTGGATATCGCGCAGGTGGGGATGAAAGTCCGGGACAACGGCTGTTGACCGACTACCAGCGTTATACGGAACAGGTGCGGGGGATTTACGAGGCGACCTTCCGTCGGTATAATAGCGGTGAACCGGGACACTGA
- the glnA gene encoding type I glutamate--ammonia ligase — protein MTPKDVVKLANERGAKIVDFRFIDLPGLWQHFSMSAQELTEDLFTDGIGFDGSSIRGFQQIHESDMLLIPDPATAMMDPFAGVPTLVLICNVMDPVTRQLYSRDPRYIAQKAEAYLKSTAIADTSYFGPELEFFVFDDVRFDQSFQHGYYFIDSEEGFWNAGKDEKPNLAYKPRYKQGYFPVPPMDKLQDLRSEMMLALESVGIPIEVHHHEVATAGQCEIDMRFDTLTRMADKVLWYKYCVKNTARKHGKTVTFMPKPIFQDNGSGMHVHQSLWKGGRNTFWELGGYGDLSATARYYIGGLLKHAPALCAFIAPTTNSYRRLVPGYEAPINLVYSQRNRSAAARIPLYSKSEKAKRIEFRTPDPSCNAYLAFSALLMAGIDGIQNKIDPGQPIDKDLYELEPEEAMEIKQLPGSLGEVLDVLETDHEFLLKGDVFTSDLIDTWIDYKRKNEVDPIRLRPHPWEFALYFDI, from the coding sequence ATGACACCGAAGGATGTCGTCAAGCTGGCGAACGAGCGTGGAGCGAAGATCGTTGATTTCAGGTTCATTGACCTGCCGGGTCTGTGGCAGCATTTTTCTATGTCCGCTCAGGAGCTGACGGAGGATCTGTTTACGGATGGGATCGGGTTCGACGGCTCCTCGATCCGTGGTTTCCAGCAGATCCACGAGTCGGATATGCTCCTGATTCCCGATCCGGCCACGGCGATGATGGACCCCTTTGCTGGCGTTCCTACCCTGGTTCTGATCTGCAATGTCATGGATCCGGTGACGCGGCAGCTCTACAGCCGGGACCCGCGGTATATTGCGCAAAAGGCCGAGGCCTACCTCAAGTCAACGGCTATAGCGGATACCTCCTACTTCGGCCCGGAGTTGGAGTTCTTCGTCTTTGACGATGTCCGATTCGATCAGAGCTTCCAGCACGGCTACTACTTCATCGACTCGGAGGAAGGGTTTTGGAACGCGGGGAAGGACGAAAAGCCGAACTTGGCCTACAAGCCCCGCTATAAGCAAGGCTATTTCCCCGTACCCCCGATGGATAAGCTCCAGGACCTTCGCTCGGAGATGATGCTGGCGCTCGAGTCGGTCGGGATACCGATTGAGGTCCACCACCATGAGGTGGCGACTGCCGGCCAGTGCGAGATCGACATGCGGTTCGATACGCTCACCAGGATGGCGGACAAGGTCCTGTGGTATAAGTATTGCGTCAAGAATACCGCCCGCAAACACGGCAAGACCGTGACCTTCATGCCGAAGCCGATCTTTCAGGATAATGGCTCCGGCATGCACGTCCACCAGAGTCTCTGGAAGGGGGGCAGGAATACCTTCTGGGAGCTTGGAGGGTACGGTGATCTCTCGGCGACCGCCCGCTACTACATCGGGGGACTGCTGAAGCATGCGCCCGCGCTCTGCGCCTTCATCGCCCCGACGACGAATTCGTACCGACGGTTGGTCCCCGGCTATGAGGCGCCGATCAACCTGGTGTATAGCCAGCGCAACCGATCGGCCGCCGCCAGGATCCCCCTCTATTCCAAGAGCGAGAAGGCCAAGCGGATTGAGTTTCGGACGCCGGACCCAAGTTGCAACGCCTATCTGGCCTTCAGCGCGCTGCTGATGGCGGGTATCGACGGTATTCAAAATAAGATCGACCCCGGCCAGCCGATCGATAAGGACCTGTATGAGTTGGAACCGGAAGAGGCCATGGAGATCAAGCAGTTGCCGGGGAGCCTCGGCGAGGTCCTGGATGTGCTGGAGACCGATCATGAGTTCCTCCTGAAGGGCGACGTCTTCACCTCGGACCTGATCGATACGTGGATCGACTACAAGCGGAAGAACGAGGTCGATCCGATCCGGCTTCGCCCTCACCCCTGGGAGTTCGCCCTCTACTTCGATATCTGA
- a CDS encoding transcriptional regulator (indirectly regulates nitrogen metabolism; at high nitrogen levels P-II prevents the phosphorylation of NR-I, the transcriptional activator of the glutamine synthetase gene (glnA); at low nitrogen levels P-II is uridylylated to form PII-UMP and interacts with an adenylyltransferase (GlnE) that activates GlnA), producing the protein MKKIEAIIKPFKLDEVKSALAEVGIQGLTVSEVKGFGRQKGHTELYRGSEYTIDFLPKVKIEVVVPDDKCDRVVDTILSSAKTGRIGDGKIFIVSIDEVVRIRTGERGEAAI; encoded by the coding sequence ATGAAGAAGATTGAGGCGATCATCAAGCCCTTTAAATTGGACGAGGTAAAAAGCGCGCTCGCCGAAGTTGGTATACAGGGCCTTACTGTAAGCGAGGTCAAAGGTTTTGGTCGACAGAAAGGACACACCGAACTGTACAGAGGGAGTGAGTACACCATTGACTTTCTGCCCAAGGTGAAGATCGAGGTGGTCGTCCCGGACGATAAGTGCGATAGAGTTGTGGATACGATCCTCTCTTCAGCGAAGACCGGTCGAATCGGAGACGGCAAGATCTTCATCGTATCGATTGATGAGGTGGTCCGGATTCGGACCGGCGAGCGGGGTGAGGCGGCTATCTAA
- the galT gene encoding galactose-1-phosphate uridylyltransferase, with protein MPQLRKDPITSRWVIISTERGKRPLDFPVPPPSRQVGFCPFCPGNEDKTPPEVLAYRKNGNALDRTGWSLRVVPNKFPALQIEGELDRAGDGIYDKMHGLGAHEVIIESPNHNDVLSAMPEQQVEDVLWAYRDRILDLKKDDRFQYILIFKNHGEQAGASLEHPHSQLIATPIVPKRAREEVDGAKAYFEYKDRCIFCDMIRQELKQALRVIARNDEFVAIAPFASRFPFETWILPRRHEPFFHDAQKYDMVSCSRILKEVLGRMNQVLGNPPYNYLIHSTPLQETATNHYHWHIEIMPTLVKVAGFEWGTGFYINPVLPEDAAKHLREARL; from the coding sequence ATGCCGCAGCTCCGTAAGGATCCTATTACGTCACGATGGGTGATCATTTCGACCGAACGGGGAAAGCGCCCGTTGGACTTTCCGGTTCCGCCGCCGTCCAGACAGGTGGGATTTTGCCCGTTTTGTCCGGGCAATGAAGACAAGACACCCCCCGAGGTCCTGGCGTATCGGAAGAACGGGAACGCCTTGGATCGTACGGGCTGGAGTCTGCGGGTTGTCCCCAACAAGTTTCCTGCACTCCAGATCGAGGGGGAGCTGGATCGGGCCGGTGACGGGATCTACGATAAGATGCACGGGTTAGGGGCTCACGAGGTGATCATCGAGTCCCCTAACCACAATGACGTCCTCTCCGCCATGCCGGAGCAACAGGTGGAAGATGTCCTCTGGGCCTACCGGGATCGGATACTCGATCTGAAAAAGGACGATCGTTTTCAGTACATCTTGATCTTCAAGAACCACGGCGAACAGGCCGGTGCCTCCCTGGAACATCCTCACTCGCAGCTTATTGCCACCCCTATCGTTCCAAAGCGGGCGAGAGAGGAGGTGGATGGCGCCAAGGCCTACTTTGAGTATAAGGACCGATGTATCTTCTGCGACATGATTCGCCAGGAATTGAAACAAGCGCTGAGGGTGATCGCCAGAAATGACGAGTTTGTGGCCATTGCGCCGTTTGCCTCGCGCTTCCCGTTTGAAACGTGGATTCTTCCCAGAAGGCATGAGCCGTTCTTTCATGATGCGCAGAAATACGATATGGTGAGCTGCTCACGAATCCTGAAGGAGGTTCTTGGAAGAATGAATCAGGTGCTCGGGAATCCACCGTACAATTACCTGATTCACAGCACACCGCTTCAGGAGACCGCTACGAATCACTACCACTGGCACATCGAGATTATGCCGACGCTTGTCAAGGTCGCAGGTTTTGAGTGGGGGACAGGCTTTTACATTAATCCTGTTCTTCCGGAGGATGCGGCCAAACATCTTCGTGAGGCGCGACTCTGA
- a CDS encoding urea amidolyase, translating to MDAFEVMEPGVLTTVQDLGRTGYQQYGVPTSGAMDRTALRAANLLLGNEEGCAGLEATMEGPTLRVLTDVTVAIVGADMQPRVDGSQVEYGAAVGIHGGQILQLQRARHGLRAYLAVAGGIDVPVVLGSRSTCLPAAFGGFQGRALRRGDRLAIGPAGRQPWTVGDRRLPQGWLKPTGQPLTVRVVLGLQDDHVTPEGIRAFLDGSYRCTSQMDRMGARLQGPPIAHRSSADIVSDSTPLGAVQVAADGQPMILLADRQTTGGYTKIAVVIQEDIYRLGQARPGQVVRFRRISLAEACVALRRYEERFETLGRTWRGLSRPRSSYRLSLGAGSYQVGVENEGRTYRVSLGGVERTSEDAEEL from the coding sequence CTGGACGCCTTTGAGGTGATGGAGCCGGGGGTGCTGACGACGGTCCAGGATCTCGGTCGGACCGGCTATCAGCAATACGGCGTACCGACCTCCGGCGCGATGGACCGGACTGCGTTGCGGGCCGCCAATCTCCTGCTTGGGAATGAGGAGGGATGCGCAGGGTTAGAGGCGACGATGGAGGGGCCGACGCTTCGCGTGCTGACCGATGTAACGGTGGCGATCGTGGGGGCCGACATGCAGCCGCGTGTGGACGGAAGTCAGGTTGAGTACGGAGCGGCTGTCGGGATCCATGGCGGGCAGATCCTGCAACTTCAGCGCGCCCGGCACGGGTTACGCGCCTATCTCGCTGTTGCCGGGGGGATCGATGTGCCGGTTGTGCTCGGCAGCCGTTCCACCTGCCTTCCCGCCGCATTCGGCGGTTTCCAGGGCCGGGCGCTGCGTCGGGGTGATCGCCTTGCGATCGGCCCGGCGGGACGGCAACCTTGGACGGTCGGTGACCGGCGGCTGCCTCAGGGGTGGCTGAAGCCGACAGGTCAGCCCCTGACGGTGCGTGTAGTCCTTGGGTTGCAAGACGATCACGTTACCCCGGAGGGGATTCGCGCCTTTTTAGATGGATCCTATCGTTGTACCTCGCAGATGGACCGTATGGGCGCCAGGCTTCAGGGACCGCCGATCGCCCATCGATCGAGTGCGGATATTGTCTCCGACTCGACCCCGCTGGGGGCGGTGCAGGTGGCGGCCGACGGTCAGCCGATGATCCTCTTGGCAGATCGACAAACGACCGGCGGTTACACCAAGATCGCAGTGGTGATTCAGGAAGACATCTATCGGCTGGGCCAGGCGAGACCGGGCCAGGTTGTCCGGTTCCGCCGGATCTCCCTGGCCGAGGCATGCGTCGCTCTCAGACGCTACGAGGAACGATTTGAGACATTGGGCCGGACATGGCGAGGTCTGTCGAGACCACGGAGCAGCTACAGGTTATCCCTTGGGGCCGGATCGTATCAGGTTGGCGTCGAGAACGAGGGCAGGACGTACCGAGTCAGTCTAGGGGGGGTGGAGAGGACATCCGAGGATGCAGAAGAGCTATAA
- a CDS encoding allophanate hydrolase, whose amino-acid sequence METPPGRPLLRRDSASGSHRRGSKPWRWRSFLSVRFLDGGESCLVAELGDTIDIALNRRVRALGLALEQARVKGVVEAVPTYRSLAIYYNPLVISREALRQWIGRLDDSVESLVEQPPRLMEIPTIYGGAYGPDLEFVACRNGLSPDEVVRLHADPTYHVYMLGFMAGFPYLGDLPARLAAPRLSTPRLKVPAGSVGIGGGQTGIYPIESPGGWRIIGRTPLRLFDPSAAKPTLLLPGDRVRFVPITQWPCAGGEPGRL is encoded by the coding sequence ATGGAGACACCCCCGGGGCGCCCGCTATTGCGAAGAGACTCCGCGAGCGGCTCGCATCGGCGGGGGTCCAAACCATGGCGTTGGAGGAGCTTCTTGTCGGTCAGGTTTCTTGACGGCGGAGAGAGCTGTCTGGTGGCGGAGTTGGGCGACACCATTGACATCGCCTTGAACCGGCGGGTTCGGGCACTGGGCCTGGCGCTCGAACAGGCAAGGGTAAAAGGGGTCGTGGAAGCGGTGCCTACCTATCGATCGCTTGCGATCTATTACAATCCGCTCGTGATCAGCCGCGAGGCCTTGAGACAATGGATCGGCCGGCTCGACGATTCGGTCGAGAGCCTGGTTGAGCAGCCGCCCAGGTTGATGGAGATCCCGACGATCTATGGTGGGGCATATGGCCCCGACCTCGAATTTGTGGCTTGCCGTAACGGCCTTTCACCGGACGAGGTCGTCCGTCTCCACGCGGATCCGACCTACCATGTGTACATGCTGGGCTTCATGGCGGGGTTTCCCTATCTTGGCGACCTTCCGGCACGACTTGCGGCCCCTCGACTCTCCACGCCGCGGCTGAAGGTGCCGGCCGGCTCCGTGGGGATCGGCGGGGGACAGACCGGCATCTACCCGATCGAGAGCCCGGGGGGCTGGCGCATCATCGGTCGGACACCCCTTCGTCTCTTCGACCCGTCTGCGGCGAAGCCGACACTGCTGCTGCCGGGCGACCGGGTCAGATTCGTCCCGATTACGCAGTGGCCCTGTGCAGGGGGCGAGCCTGGACGCCTTTGA
- a CDS encoding LamB/YcsF family protein gives MRLDLNSDVGESFGVWTTGNDEALMPYLTSASIACGWHGGDPRVMRQSIRLAKAHDVKVGAHPGLPDLIGFGRRSMQLSPEEARDYLVYQVGALRAFVQAEGMHLQHVKPHGAFYHMAAHNRHLSEAISQAVAEVDPALILIGPPDSELVKAGQAAGLRVAREGFGDRAYNEDGSLVSRSVPGALLTDPNAVADQVLMMAEGKVRAITGRMIPIAVDTVCLHGDTPGAPAIAKRLRERLASAGVQTMALEELLVGQVS, from the coding sequence GTGCGACTTGATCTGAATAGCGACGTCGGAGAGAGCTTTGGCGTCTGGACAACAGGGAATGACGAGGCGCTGATGCCCTATCTGACATCGGCGAGCATTGCCTGCGGATGGCACGGCGGGGATCCGCGGGTGATGCGACAGAGTATCAGGCTTGCAAAGGCTCATGATGTCAAGGTGGGAGCGCATCCGGGGCTTCCGGATCTGATTGGTTTTGGTCGGCGGTCGATGCAGCTTTCTCCGGAGGAGGCAAGAGACTATCTGGTCTACCAGGTCGGGGCGCTCCGGGCCTTTGTACAGGCGGAGGGGATGCATCTTCAGCATGTCAAGCCTCATGGTGCGTTCTATCATATGGCAGCTCATAATCGGCACCTGTCCGAGGCTATTTCGCAAGCGGTCGCCGAGGTTGACCCCGCCTTGATCCTGATAGGGCCTCCAGACTCCGAACTTGTGAAGGCCGGACAGGCGGCTGGACTACGGGTAGCGCGGGAAGGGTTCGGCGACCGCGCGTATAACGAAGACGGGAGCCTGGTATCTCGATCGGTGCCCGGCGCCCTGCTTACCGATCCTAATGCGGTCGCCGATCAGGTATTGATGATGGCCGAGGGAAAGGTCCGGGCCATTACCGGTCGCATGATCCCTATAGCGGTGGATACCGTCTGCCTGCATGGAGACACCCCCGGGGCGCCCGCTATTGCGAAGAGACTCCGCGAGCGGCTCGCATCGGCGGGGGTCCAAACCATGGCGTTGGAGGAGCTTCTTGTCGGTCAGGTTTCTTGA
- a CDS encoding transcriptional regulator/antitoxin, MazE, with translation MITRVQKWGNSQGIRLSKQLLSEVEIKIGDAVDVAVRNSTLVVTALRRVRGGHNLRELVRRIPKDYKAKELDWRYPVGREIW, from the coding sequence TTGATCACGAGAGTTCAGAAGTGGGGCAACAGTCAAGGGATCCGCTTGAGCAAGCAACTGCTCTCGGAGGTCGAAATTAAGATCGGCGATGCAGTAGATGTCGCAGTGCGTAACAGTACTCTCGTTGTGACCGCGCTGCGCCGAGTGCGAGGCGGACACAACTTGCGCGAACTGGTCCGGCGCATCCCAAAGGATTACAAGGCGAAAGAACTCGACTGGAGGTATCCCGTCGGTCGAGAGATCTGGTAG
- a CDS encoding 4-hydroxy-3-methylbut-2-enyl diphosphate reductase: MTVEKLILATPRGFCAGVDRAIDVVKIALELYDEQVYVRKEIVHNRHVVDELRKKGAIFVDDLDEVPDGALVIYSAHGVSPEVRAQAAAKQLKVIDATCPLVTKVHNEAIKFAQEGRSIILVGHKGHDEVIGTTGEALDAITVIGSVEQLEELNVPDPTKVAVITQTTLSLDDTRGIIDALKHKFPALAAPPKDDICYATQNRQTALKELASRVDLILALGSQNSSNSKRLIEVAKGVGVQAYLIDDVSEINPAWLKGTRVIGVTAGASAPEHLVQGVVSYFKELGVTNIEEIEPIKEEVNFGLPQELIMERQACGRS; this comes from the coding sequence GTGACCGTTGAAAAGTTGATCCTGGCCACGCCGAGAGGATTCTGTGCCGGGGTGGACCGCGCCATCGATGTGGTGAAGATCGCCCTCGAACTGTACGACGAACAGGTCTACGTCCGGAAGGAGATCGTACACAACCGCCACGTCGTTGATGAGCTTCGGAAAAAGGGCGCCATCTTCGTCGATGACCTGGACGAGGTTCCCGATGGGGCGCTGGTCATCTATAGCGCCCACGGCGTCTCTCCGGAGGTCCGCGCGCAGGCGGCCGCCAAACAGTTGAAGGTCATCGATGCGACCTGCCCGTTGGTCACAAAGGTCCATAATGAGGCGATCAAGTTTGCCCAGGAGGGTCGTTCGATCATCCTGGTCGGCCACAAGGGACACGATGAGGTAATCGGGACAACCGGCGAGGCCCTGGACGCCATCACCGTCATCGGGTCGGTGGAGCAGTTGGAGGAGTTGAACGTTCCCGATCCTACCAAGGTCGCGGTGATTACGCAAACTACGCTCAGCCTGGACGACACCAGAGGGATTATTGACGCCCTCAAACACAAGTTCCCGGCGTTGGCCGCACCGCCCAAGGACGATATCTGTTATGCTACCCAGAATCGTCAGACCGCGCTGAAGGAGCTGGCCTCGCGTGTCGATCTGATCCTGGCCCTGGGCTCACAGAACAGCTCGAACTCCAAACGGTTGATCGAGGTCGCCAAAGGGGTCGGGGTTCAGGCCTACCTGATCGACGATGTCAGCGAGATCAACCCGGCCTGGCTCAAGGGAACGCGGGTCATTGGGGTGACAGCCGGAGCATCAGCCCCCGAACACCTGGTCCAGGGTGTCGTCAGCTATTTCAAAGAACTGGGCGTAACTAATATCGAAGAGATCGAACCAATCAAGGAGGAGGTCAATTTCGGCCTGCCTCAAGAACTCATTATGGAACGACAAGCGTGCGGCAGATCCTGA
- a CDS encoding molybdopterin synthase sulfur carrier subunit — translation MSVKVRIPTPLRGLTSGQGEVEGQGNSINELIENLEQSYVGLRERICDDSGSIRRFINIYVNEEDIRFLQGVSTPLKPGDLVSIVPAIAGGY, via the coding sequence ATGAGTGTCAAGGTGCGCATTCCAACCCCATTGCGTGGTCTGACCAGCGGACAGGGGGAGGTTGAGGGACAGGGTAATTCCATCAATGAGCTGATTGAAAATCTGGAGCAGTCGTATGTCGGTTTACGGGAGCGGATCTGTGACGATTCCGGCAGCATTCGCCGCTTCATCAATATCTATGTGAACGAGGAAGATATCCGATTTCTGCAGGGTGTCTCAACGCCGCTCAAGCCGGGTGATCTCGTCTCCATTGTGCCGGCTATTGCCGGCGGTTACTGA